TTAACAAGCGTAAGGCCGTTAAGCTCACAATAAGCCCTGATTTTAGCCTTCTGATTGTCAAGGCTTATGCCTTCTGTGGCTTGCTCGATTGTGGATACCCGCACATATCCGATAGCTTGTGATGGGTTTACTGATGTTTGGTGAGGTCTGGTTTGTACTTTGCGTGTTGACATGCTACACCTCTTAATGTTTGAACGTTTATGACATTAAAAATGCCGACTGCTGTTCCGGCCATTAAGAGCCGCCCATAGCCTCACGACTACAGGACAGTCGGCAATACTAACATTATGCCTGTAAACTAAAAAAACCACTGTTAAGGTTAGTGGACAACCCTTAATGACTGAACGCTTTAAAAATACCATAGAAATGTTGAGGATGTCAAGGTTTTTTTGATTAGCGATTTGGTATAATTAATTATAGGTAAATTCTAAGACTCTTTTACAACAATTTAGCTGGTCAGCCTAATTGATTCAAATATTTGTAAGCATCGTCATAAGTATTATTGCTTCTCAACCCTACGTAAAAGAACATAACTTCCGGTTCTGTCGGTTCATTTTCCCACATATCTATTCGTTCTGTGGATAAGAAATAAAGAATTCGTATCTTACCCGCCTTGTAACGCCTAATATTTAAAAAATTGTGCTTTTAAAAAGGGTTAGTCGTAGGAGACGATACTATGATTTCTTCTTTGGCATTTATTAACTCGACAACCTTAGTGGGAAAAGCTGCTTTAAGATTTTGATAGTGTGCTGAGTATCTCTTCTTCCAGTAAGTCATCGTCCGTGTTGTCCAGTTCCTCCACTATATCCAGCATGGCAAAATATTTTTCATCCGTTTCGATTGCCAATTCAGACACATAGATAGGTTCATTTGGCTCTGAATAATGCCAAGCCGGTAATTTATGGGATAGATTAGATAGCTCCGTCCCAGTCATTCCCCCGTAAGTGTGGACTACACTGGTTATAGTTTCCTGTAAATCCAAAGATAATGTAGTCTCTCTTAAAGAATAGTACGAGTGTTGTTTTCTTTTGCTTCCGTCTCTGTATATGGGAATAAGGGATATTTCTTCACTCCAAAGAGTATCAAGCCCTTCCTCAAGCATTTCATCGAAAAAGG
The Nitrospirae bacterium YQR-1 DNA segment above includes these coding regions:
- a CDS encoding recombinase family protein; translation: MSTRKVQTRPHQTSVNPSQAIGYVRVSTIEQATEGISLDNQKAKIRAYCELNGLTLV
- a CDS encoding Panacea domain-containing protein; the encoded protein is MAIEKEKLKDLIAAILNRAGKIPKVKLAKLVLFAEIENYKKTGTSITGLYFLRLPYGPVIAFFDEMLEEGLDTLWSEEISLIPIYRDGSKRKQHSYYSLRETTLSLDLQETITSVVHTYGGMTGTELSNLSHKLPAWHYSEPNEPIYVSELAIETDEKYFAMLDIVEELDNTDDDLLEEEILSTLSKS